One Streptosporangium sp. NBC_01495 DNA window includes the following coding sequences:
- a CDS encoding neutral zinc metallopeptidase: MPYGHPAPPPPPDPRQRHAYPPPQWQPQRPRSGGAGPILGGIFGVVALLFVGLVVMGAVAKNSRRSDPVSPVAIPPLPTFQDSRPSYTPTAEPARTASAEPRRTTASSDISEDTIAPPAKVRTLNTSLENNTLYRAGGLPRVNCPAGSASIYSHSQLKALILRTSRCMDRGWSQIMRKQGMNWRPPGYALTATKGRGACGDFPSPGSMVPYYCPRNTTIYASTRAMVRGVGDSGGYGSITDWHGGVISMMAHEYGHHVQQMSGLSNTWWQRSLRSSSRSGKLALSRRFELQATCFGAMFMRSVAASYPVTPARRNTLYYFYSRVGDWPGYPRDHGSPANNNRWFRQGYEKNKAFQCNTWLAPSSSTS; encoded by the coding sequence GTGCCGTACGGCCATCCGGCCCCGCCACCGCCGCCGGACCCCCGGCAGCGGCATGCCTACCCGCCGCCGCAGTGGCAGCCGCAGCGCCCCCGCTCCGGCGGCGCCGGGCCGATCCTCGGCGGGATCTTCGGCGTGGTCGCGCTGCTGTTCGTCGGGCTCGTCGTGATGGGCGCGGTGGCCAAGAACAGCCGCCGCTCGGATCCGGTCTCGCCGGTCGCGATCCCCCCGCTGCCCACCTTCCAGGACAGCAGGCCGTCGTACACGCCCACCGCCGAGCCCGCGCGGACCGCGTCCGCCGAGCCGAGGCGGACGACGGCCTCCTCCGACATCTCGGAGGACACGATCGCGCCCCCGGCCAAGGTGCGGACGCTCAACACCAGCCTGGAGAACAACACGCTCTATCGGGCAGGCGGGCTTCCCCGGGTGAACTGCCCGGCGGGATCGGCCAGCATCTACAGCCACAGCCAGCTCAAGGCGCTGATCCTCAGGACGTCCAGGTGCATGGACAGGGGCTGGTCCCAGATCATGCGCAAGCAGGGCATGAACTGGCGCCCGCCCGGCTACGCCCTCACCGCGACGAAAGGCCGCGGCGCCTGCGGGGACTTCCCCTCGCCGGGCAGCATGGTGCCGTACTACTGCCCGCGCAACACCACCATCTACGCCTCGACCAGGGCGATGGTGCGGGGGGTGGGCGACTCCGGCGGGTACGGCTCCATCACCGACTGGCACGGCGGGGTCATCAGCATGATGGCGCACGAGTACGGGCACCACGTGCAGCAGATGTCAGGGCTGTCCAACACCTGGTGGCAGAGGTCGCTGCGCTCCAGCAGCCGGAGCGGGAAACTCGCGCTCAGCCGCCGGTTCGAGCTCCAGGCGACCTGTTTCGGAGCGATGTTCATGCGCTCGGTCGCGGCCAGCTACCCGGTGACCCCGGCCCGGCGCAACACCCTCTACTACTTCTACTCCCGCGTGGGCGACTGGCCCGGCTATCCCCGTGACCACGGCTCTCCGGCGAACAACAACAGGTGGTTCCGCCAGGGCTACGAGAAGAACAAGGCGTTCCAGTGCAACACCTGGCTGGCACCGTCCTCGTCGACGTCTTAG
- a CDS encoding LysR family transcriptional regulator, with product MNLQQLRYVVATAEHRTMTDAARSLYIAQPALSRAIRDLERELGMTLFARSGRGVVVTAQGRRVVKLAREALDAVREIEALSTHGHASEAELRIASIPSLEPGLAGRLLPAYTAEHPGVRIHIVRCDGRDGVVSAIRDQRADLGLTDLPVPTDLVSHPLERQEIVLISPPGVDLPDPVPMRRLNGMRLVLPVPGSSRRREFDALFAKHGVAPVVATQLDERGNWLSTVRSGTASMLWYRGMAEQAARAGLVVRTLDPSVRRVIAIVHARRRLPAIAQEFLSVAESGSAA from the coding sequence ATGAATCTGCAGCAGCTCCGCTATGTGGTCGCGACGGCGGAGCATCGCACCATGACCGACGCGGCCAGGTCGCTGTACATCGCACAACCTGCCCTTTCCCGTGCGATCAGGGATTTGGAACGAGAGCTCGGGATGACGTTGTTCGCACGTTCCGGACGTGGCGTGGTCGTCACGGCGCAGGGACGCCGGGTGGTCAAGCTGGCCCGGGAGGCACTCGACGCCGTCCGCGAGATCGAGGCACTGTCCACGCACGGCCACGCGTCCGAGGCGGAGCTCCGCATCGCCTCGATACCCAGCCTCGAACCGGGGCTGGCAGGACGCCTCCTCCCCGCGTACACCGCCGAACATCCCGGGGTACGCATTCACATCGTCCGCTGTGACGGGCGGGACGGCGTGGTGAGCGCCATCAGGGACCAGCGGGCCGATCTCGGCCTGACGGACCTGCCCGTCCCCACCGATCTGGTCAGCCACCCGCTGGAGCGCCAGGAGATCGTGCTGATCTCCCCGCCCGGCGTGGACCTGCCCGACCCGGTGCCGATGAGGAGACTCAACGGCATGCGGCTGGTGCTGCCGGTCCCCGGCAGTTCCCGGCGCAGGGAGTTCGACGCGCTCTTCGCCAAGCACGGTGTGGCCCCCGTGGTGGCGACGCAGCTCGACGAGCGCGGCAACTGGCTGAGCACCGTCCGTTCGGGTACGGCCTCGATGCTCTGGTACCGGGGGATGGCCGAGCAGGCCGCCCGCGCCGGGCTCGTGGTCCGCACCCTCGATCCCTCGGTCCGCCGGGTGATCGCCATCGTTCACGCGCGACGGCGGTTGCCCGCCATCGCCCAGGAGTTCCTGTCCGTGGCCGAAAGTGGGTCGGCCGCGTAG
- the folP gene encoding dihydropteroate synthase, with product MTILRLRGREFRPGEFAIMAVVNRTPDSFFDRGRTYGFAAALEAVDGAVAGGADIVDIGGVKAGPGDEVDPAEEIRRVADLVAEVRRRHPRLIVSVDTWRAEVAEVVAEAGADLLNDTWGGVDPELAGVAAKHGIGLVCAHAGRVTPRTRPHRIAYADVVADVIGYTVDLAERAVAAGVPRESVLIDPAHDFGKNTWHSLEVSRRLDEMVATGWPVLVAVSNKDFVGETLGGLPVDERHAGTMATLAVSAWQGARVFRVHDAASARAALATVGRLRR from the coding sequence ATGACTATCTTGCGCCTGCGCGGCCGTGAGTTCCGGCCCGGCGAGTTCGCGATCATGGCGGTGGTCAACCGCACCCCCGACTCCTTCTTCGACAGGGGAAGGACGTACGGCTTCGCGGCCGCCCTGGAGGCGGTGGACGGTGCCGTCGCGGGAGGCGCGGACATCGTCGACATCGGCGGCGTCAAGGCGGGTCCCGGCGACGAGGTCGATCCCGCCGAGGAGATCCGCAGGGTGGCCGACCTGGTCGCCGAGGTCAGGCGTCGTCACCCCCGGCTCATCGTCAGCGTCGACACCTGGCGCGCGGAGGTCGCCGAGGTCGTCGCCGAGGCGGGCGCGGACCTTCTCAACGACACCTGGGGCGGCGTCGATCCCGAGCTGGCCGGGGTCGCCGCCAAGCACGGCATCGGCCTGGTCTGCGCGCACGCCGGACGCGTGACCCCGCGAACCCGCCCGCACCGTATCGCCTACGCCGACGTGGTCGCCGACGTCATCGGATACACCGTCGACCTCGCCGAGCGCGCCGTCGCCGCGGGAGTGCCCAGGGAGTCGGTCCTCATCGATCCGGCGCACGACTTCGGCAAGAACACCTGGCACTCCCTGGAGGTCAGCCGCCGTCTGGACGAGATGGTCGCCACCGGTTGGCCGGTGCTCGTCGCGGTCTCCAACAAGGACTTCGTCGGCGAGACCCTCGGCGGCCTGCCGGTGGACGAGCGCCACGCCGGGACCATGGCCACGCTGGCGGTCTCCGCCTGGCAGGGCGCCCGGGTCTTCCGCGTCCACGACGCCGCGTCCGCCCGCGCGGCCCTGGCCACCGTCGGGAGACTGCGCCGGTGA
- a CDS encoding VOC family protein — protein MPEELLDHLVYATPDLYATVRELAGLLGAEPAEGGRHVGLGTRNYLLGLGGRRYLEIIGPDPDQPDPGLARPFGLDLLPGPRLVTWAIHPADLDAAVVRARERGYEPGDVHPMSRRTPEGELLEWRLTSSPGDTGDGLVPFLIDWRATTHPAERGLPVVELTSLTALHPDPAAVAANLAALGVELEVAAGDEPRLVAVVGGIRLS, from the coding sequence ATGCCGGAAGAACTGCTCGACCACCTCGTCTACGCCACCCCCGACCTGTACGCGACCGTACGGGAGCTCGCCGGCCTGCTCGGCGCGGAGCCCGCCGAGGGCGGGCGCCACGTGGGCCTGGGCACCCGCAACTACCTGCTGGGCCTGGGCGGGCGCCGCTACCTTGAGATCATCGGTCCGGATCCCGACCAGCCGGACCCCGGCCTCGCCCGGCCGTTCGGTCTCGACCTGCTGCCCGGCCCGCGCCTGGTCACCTGGGCGATCCACCCGGCCGACCTCGACGCGGCCGTCGTACGGGCCCGCGAGCGCGGCTACGAGCCGGGCGACGTCCACCCGATGTCGCGCCGCACCCCGGAGGGGGAACTGCTGGAGTGGCGCCTCACGTCGTCGCCCGGCGACACCGGCGACGGCCTGGTCCCGTTCCTGATCGACTGGAGAGCCACGACGCACCCCGCCGAGCGCGGTCTGCCCGTGGTGGAGCTGACCTCCCTCACCGCCCTCCACCCCGACCCCGCGGCCGTCGCCGCGAACCTGGCCGCGCTCGGGGTCGAGCTGGAGGTGGCCGCCGGTGACGAGCCCCGTCTGGTGGCCGTGGTCGGCGGGATCAGGCTCTCTTGA
- a CDS encoding S8 family peptidase — MSKAPAIRLAGLVAAALLLALGSVTPASARQHTGPTGPTGSIVKADSATALADSYIVVLKGQFSRADRDRRAREVAEGEGAQVSAVYQRAVNGFAIRASAEQAQRIAARPDVAYVEQDQEFTLVNQAVASWGLDRVDQRNLPLDGNYTAPNTGSGVRAYIIDTGIRVTHSDFGGRAQAGRDVYDDDNDVADCNGHGTHVSGTVGGGQYGLAKAVTLVGVRVFGCGNSTSTSIIIEGVDWVTANAVKPAVANMSLGGSASATLDTAVSNSIASGVVYALAAGNESTNACTRSPARVPAAITVGATTSTDARASYSNFGTCLDLFAPGSAITSAWNTNDTAANTINGTSMASPHVAGAAALVLSGSPTATPAQVRDTIVTNATPGVVTNPGTGSPNLLLYVGGGGGPGPGPEPTVVYSDDFEAERGWTVNPGGTDTATTGRFERGDPGQTSSGVITQPGTTPSGTYGLVSGAAAGASAGDGDIDGGVTSAQSPAITLPASGTLTLSFSWYLGHLNNASSADYVRVRVVGTTTTTVLNQAGAASNRAAAWATATANISGHAGQVVRVVVDAADASGASLVEAGVDDVKITSQ; from the coding sequence ATGAGCAAGGCCCCCGCCATCCGATTAGCGGGCTTGGTCGCCGCCGCACTCCTGCTCGCCCTCGGGTCGGTCACCCCGGCCTCGGCGCGGCAGCACACGGGTCCCACGGGTCCCACCGGTTCCATCGTCAAGGCGGACAGCGCGACCGCGCTCGCCGACAGCTACATCGTGGTCCTCAAGGGCCAGTTCAGCCGCGCCGACCGCGACCGCAGGGCGCGCGAGGTCGCCGAAGGCGAGGGCGCGCAGGTCAGCGCCGTCTACCAGCGCGCCGTCAACGGCTTCGCCATCCGGGCCAGCGCGGAGCAGGCCCAGCGGATCGCCGCGCGGCCCGACGTCGCCTACGTCGAGCAGGACCAGGAGTTCACCCTGGTCAACCAGGCCGTGGCCTCGTGGGGCCTGGACCGGGTCGACCAGCGGAACCTGCCGCTCGACGGCAACTACACCGCACCGAACACCGGTTCCGGCGTGCGGGCCTACATCATCGACACCGGCATCCGGGTCACCCACTCCGACTTCGGCGGGCGGGCGCAGGCCGGACGCGACGTCTACGACGACGACAACGACGTGGCCGACTGCAACGGCCACGGCACCCACGTCTCGGGAACGGTCGGCGGCGGCCAGTACGGCCTCGCCAAGGCCGTCACGCTGGTCGGCGTGCGGGTGTTCGGCTGCGGCAACAGCACCTCCACCTCGATCATCATCGAGGGCGTGGACTGGGTCACCGCCAACGCGGTCAAGCCGGCCGTGGCCAACATGAGCCTGGGCGGCAGCGCGAGCGCCACGCTCGACACCGCGGTCTCCAACTCCATCGCCTCCGGCGTCGTGTACGCGCTCGCCGCGGGCAACGAGAGCACCAACGCGTGCACCCGCTCCCCCGCGCGGGTGCCCGCCGCGATCACGGTGGGCGCCACCACCAGCACCGACGCCCGCGCGTCCTACTCCAACTTCGGCACCTGCCTGGACCTGTTCGCGCCCGGTTCGGCCATCACCTCGGCCTGGAACACGAACGACACCGCCGCCAACACGATCAACGGCACCTCGATGGCCTCCCCGCACGTCGCGGGCGCGGCGGCGCTCGTCCTCAGCGGCAGTCCCACCGCCACCCCGGCACAGGTACGCGACACGATCGTCACCAACGCCACGCCCGGCGTGGTGACCAACCCCGGCACCGGATCGCCGAACCTGCTGCTGTACGTCGGCGGCGGCGGCGGCCCCGGGCCCGGCCCCGAGCCCACCGTGGTCTACTCCGACGACTTCGAGGCCGAGCGCGGCTGGACGGTCAACCCCGGCGGCACCGACACCGCGACCACGGGCCGCTTCGAGCGAGGCGACCCGGGACAGACGTCCAGCGGCGTGATCACCCAGCCCGGCACCACCCCCAGCGGCACGTACGGCCTGGTCAGCGGTGCGGCGGCCGGGGCGAGCGCGGGTGACGGCGACATCGACGGCGGCGTGACGAGCGCCCAGTCGCCGGCGATCACGCTGCCCGCGAGCGGGACGCTCACGCTGTCCTTCTCCTGGTACCTCGGCCACCTGAACAACGCGAGCAGCGCGGACTACGTCCGGGTCCGCGTGGTCGGCACGACCACCACGACCGTGCTGAACCAGGCCGGAGCCGCGTCCAACCGCGCCGCCGCCTGGGCCACCGCCACGGCCAACATCTCCGGCCACGCCGGGCAGGTCGTCCGGGTCGTCGTGGACGCGGCCGACGCCTCCGGGGCGAGCCTGGTGGAGGCCGGGGTCGACGACGTCAAGATCACCTCACAGTAG